Genomic DNA from Roseofilum casamattae BLCC-M143:
GGTAACTTCTCATAATCTTTAGACAAACGGTAATATCGATTCCACCAGCCAAATGTTCGCTCGACGAGCCATCTCTTCGGCAAGGCCTCAAATTCTTTACTTTTACGCTTCACCACTTCTACTCTGGCCTGAGTCATTAACCAAACTCCCAAAGCAAATTTATCACCACTATAACCCGAATCTGCCCAGATAACTTGTACTTTTTCCAACACTTGTGGTTGCTCTTCCACGAGTTCGCATAATGCATAGCTGGCCAAAGTGCGCTCGCTA
This window encodes:
- a CDS encoding transposase — protein: SERTLASYALCELVEEQPQVLEKVQVIWADSGYSGDKFALGVWLMTQARVEVVKRKSKEFEALPKRWLVERTFGWWNRYYRLSKDYEKLPEVSEAAIYAVMTHLMLRRLAS